From a single Plutella xylostella chromosome 5, ilPluXylo3.1, whole genome shotgun sequence genomic region:
- the LOC105383462 gene encoding zinc transporter 2 isoform X2 → MEEDKKPLILFHDGKASYGTESPARGRRVIFCVHGNPSTGCCAVIETTADGEEREIRNGSIAELQRHCHKSRNEEIDKRARRKLIIASVLCVVFMIGEIVGGYLSNSLAIATDAAHLLTDFASFMISLFSLWVASRPATRRMPFGWYRAEVIGALTSVLLIWVVTGVLVYMAVQRVITREFEIDATVMLITSAVGVLVNLIMGLTLHQHGHSHGGGGGHGHSHGSSNPVLNNKERSPESDAESSSGHGHQHAENINVRAAYIHVIGDFLQSFGVLVAAIVIFFKPSWSLVDPICTFLFSVLVLITTFNIIKDALLVLMEGSPRGIDFQEVANTFLSIPGVVRVHNLRMWALSLDKTALSAHLAIRTGASPQKILEEATRLVHDKYNFFEMTLQIEEFSDVMEDCNQCKMPQS, encoded by the exons ATGGAGGAAGATAAAAAGCCTTTGATTTT GTTCCACGACGGCAAGGCGTCGTACGGGACGGAGTCTCCCGCCAGGGGGCGCCGCGTCATATTCTGTGTCCACGGGAACCCGTCCACCGGCTGCTGCGCCGTCATCGAGACCACGGCTGATGGAGAGGAGCGGGAGATCAGGAACGGGAGCATCGCTGAGCTGCAAC GACACTGCCACAAATCAAGAAATGAAGAAATAGACAAGCGCGCCCGGAGAAAACTGATCATAGCCAGCGTACTGTGCGTCGTGTTCATGATAGGAGAAATTGTCG GCGGCTACCTATCAAATAGCCTGGCGATCGCGACGGACGCGGCGCATCTGCTCACGGACTTCGCCAGCTTCATGATCTCCCTGTTCTCGCTGTGGGTGGCCAGCCGGCCCGCTACCAGGAG GATGCCGTTCGGCTGGTACCGCGCAGAAGTCATCGGTGCTCTCACGTCAGTGCTTCTCATCTGGGTGGTGACGGGCGTGCTGGTGTACATGGCGGTGCAGCGCGTCATCACCCGCGAGTTCGAGATCGACGCCACCGTCATGCTCATCACTTCTGCTGTCGGCGTGCTGGTTAACCTCAT CATGGGTCTGACGCTGCACCAGCACGGCCACAGCcacggcggcggtggcggccaCGGACACTCGCACGGCTCCAGTAATCCCGTCCTTAACAACAAG GAGCGCAGCCCCGAATCAGACGCGGAGAGCTCGAGCGGGCACGGGCACCAACACGCGGAGAACATCAACGTGCGCGCCGCCTACATCCACGTCATTGGGGACTTCCTGCAGAGCTTTGGAGTCCTGGTCGCCGCTATTGTCATCTTCTTCAAG CCGTCCTGGTCGCTGGTGGACCCGATCTGCACGTTCCTGTTCTCGGTGCTGGTGCTCATCACCACCTTCAACATCATCAAGGACGCGCTGCTGGTGCTGATGGAGGGGTCGCCGCGGGGCATCGACTTTCAG GAGGTGGCCAACACATTCCTGTCCATCCCCGGCGTGGTGCGGGTGCACAACTTGAGGATGTGGGCGCTATCGCTGGACAAAACCGCGCTGTCCGCTCATCTTGCTATCC GCACCGGAGCCAGCCCGCAGAAGATTCTGGAAGAGGCGACGCGGCTCGTGCACGACAAGTACAACTTCTTCGAGATGACGCTGCAGATCGAGGAGTTCAGTGACGTCATGGAAGACTGCAATCAGTGCAAGATGCCGCAGTCATGA
- the LOC105383462 gene encoding zinc transporter 2 isoform X1 → MTSIMLDDKFQNDKCNGLSATFVEKGAVNSRNRSKSLSSDKLNNTNADRAAILEDVEAHHITDKSETPGCLVQNRITDLGSQKKENGFHDGKASYGTESPARGRRVIFCVHGNPSTGCCAVIETTADGEEREIRNGSIAELQRHCHKSRNEEIDKRARRKLIIASVLCVVFMIGEIVGGYLSNSLAIATDAAHLLTDFASFMISLFSLWVASRPATRRMPFGWYRAEVIGALTSVLLIWVVTGVLVYMAVQRVITREFEIDATVMLITSAVGVLVNLIMGLTLHQHGHSHGGGGGHGHSHGSSNPVLNNKERSPESDAESSSGHGHQHAENINVRAAYIHVIGDFLQSFGVLVAAIVIFFKPSWSLVDPICTFLFSVLVLITTFNIIKDALLVLMEGSPRGIDFQEVANTFLSIPGVVRVHNLRMWALSLDKTALSAHLAIRTGASPQKILEEATRLVHDKYNFFEMTLQIEEFSDVMEDCNQCKMPQS, encoded by the exons ATGACATCCATAATGTTAGACGATAAGTTCCAAAACGACAAGTGCAACGGGCTGAGTGCCACCTTCGTGGAGAAGGGCGCGGTGAACTCGCGGAATCGCTCCAAGAGTTTATCGAGTGATAAGCTGAACAACACCAACGCCGACCGCGCCGCTATTCTGGAGGATGTTGAAGCCCATCACATCACAGACAAGTCTGAGACGCCGGGCTGCCTCGTCCAGAATAGGATCACGGATCTAGGCTCGCAGAAAAAGGAAAATGG GTTCCACGACGGCAAGGCGTCGTACGGGACGGAGTCTCCCGCCAGGGGGCGCCGCGTCATATTCTGTGTCCACGGGAACCCGTCCACCGGCTGCTGCGCCGTCATCGAGACCACGGCTGATGGAGAGGAGCGGGAGATCAGGAACGGGAGCATCGCTGAGCTGCAAC GACACTGCCACAAATCAAGAAATGAAGAAATAGACAAGCGCGCCCGGAGAAAACTGATCATAGCCAGCGTACTGTGCGTCGTGTTCATGATAGGAGAAATTGTCG GCGGCTACCTATCAAATAGCCTGGCGATCGCGACGGACGCGGCGCATCTGCTCACGGACTTCGCCAGCTTCATGATCTCCCTGTTCTCGCTGTGGGTGGCCAGCCGGCCCGCTACCAGGAG GATGCCGTTCGGCTGGTACCGCGCAGAAGTCATCGGTGCTCTCACGTCAGTGCTTCTCATCTGGGTGGTGACGGGCGTGCTGGTGTACATGGCGGTGCAGCGCGTCATCACCCGCGAGTTCGAGATCGACGCCACCGTCATGCTCATCACTTCTGCTGTCGGCGTGCTGGTTAACCTCAT CATGGGTCTGACGCTGCACCAGCACGGCCACAGCcacggcggcggtggcggccaCGGACACTCGCACGGCTCCAGTAATCCCGTCCTTAACAACAAG GAGCGCAGCCCCGAATCAGACGCGGAGAGCTCGAGCGGGCACGGGCACCAACACGCGGAGAACATCAACGTGCGCGCCGCCTACATCCACGTCATTGGGGACTTCCTGCAGAGCTTTGGAGTCCTGGTCGCCGCTATTGTCATCTTCTTCAAG CCGTCCTGGTCGCTGGTGGACCCGATCTGCACGTTCCTGTTCTCGGTGCTGGTGCTCATCACCACCTTCAACATCATCAAGGACGCGCTGCTGGTGCTGATGGAGGGGTCGCCGCGGGGCATCGACTTTCAG GAGGTGGCCAACACATTCCTGTCCATCCCCGGCGTGGTGCGGGTGCACAACTTGAGGATGTGGGCGCTATCGCTGGACAAAACCGCGCTGTCCGCTCATCTTGCTATCC GCACCGGAGCCAGCCCGCAGAAGATTCTGGAAGAGGCGACGCGGCTCGTGCACGACAAGTACAACTTCTTCGAGATGACGCTGCAGATCGAGGAGTTCAGTGACGTCATGGAAGACTGCAATCAGTGCAAGATGCCGCAGTCATGA